The region CATAGCTACCATAGCAGTAATTAAAAGAGAGACAAATTCATGGCGCTGGCCAATATTTACCGCTTTTTACACTACAGCAGTTGCCTGGATAGTTGCCTTTATTGTATACCAGGGTGGCAAGTTTTTGGGATTATAAACTTTTTCTCAACTTCGCAAGCCAGATTTTCAGCGTAAATGCGCTTTTTCAATCAATTTTCCCTCTATCTTCCAATTTTACAATATCTCCAAAATTCGCATATTAAACTTTATTGTAAATATGTAGAAAGATTTTTTTATAATATATAAATATATTTATTGACAAGCTACTTAAAGCTTGATATTAAGAAATTTAAGCGAAAGCCCAATTTTACAACATTTGAGGTGTTTTATGAGTTACAAAGGTACTGTGAAGTGGTTTAATGATTCAAAGGGTTATGGTTTTATTACTAGCTCTGATGGTAAGGATGTGTTTGTGCACTATTCTGCTATTTCTGCACAAGGATTCAAAACATTAAAGGAAGGGGATGAGGTCACTTTTGATATTATAGATGGACCAAAAGGACCGCAAGCATCTAACGTTTCAATTATTAAACAGGCAAGATCAACTCAAAAAAGAGATCAAAGGTAAAATTAAGGGAGCTTTAATTCAAGCTCCCTTAATTTTGCAATATCATCAGTGTCCTGAGCCACAGATACTAATCCAACTATTGATCGATTGATCAATGTGGAAAATATGTTGGCGTTATGAAGAATAGATAGTTGGATACAGTGATAATGCAATATTAGCTATACCTCCGAGTAAGGGTTTTCTTTTCTTAATAATATTATATATTATAGATTAAGATAAAATTTTATTTAATAATTTTATAATATTTTAATGGGTGAGAGATGAAAGCTTATATATTAGATGGTGTTGTCAGTAATATAGAAAAACTGTCAGAGCACTTATATATACATGAATTAGAAAAGCCTGAATGTGGGGATGAGGAAATACTTATAAAAGTTGAGGCATGTGGGATTTGTCATACCGATTTAGATGAGATCGAGGGAAGATTAATCCCAACAAAACTACCCATCGTTTTAGGGCATCAAATTGTAGGAAGGGTAGCAGAAAAAGGAAAATCAGTAGATAGGTTTAATATTGGCGATAGAGTAGGGGTTGGTTGGATAAATAAGGCTTGTGGGGTATGTTATTTTTGTAAAAATAAATTAGAGAATCTATGCGATAATTTTGTTTCAACTGGTAAGGATGTTGATGGAGGTTATGCAGAATATACAAAGGTTCATAAAGATTATGCACTTTTAATGCCCGAGGGTTTTGATAGCTATTTGGCAGCACCACTATTGTGTGCAGGTGGTGTAGGTTTTCGCTCACTAAGATTAACAAATATAAGAGATGGTCAAAAATTAGCTTTAACAGGTTTTGGGGCTTCAGGGCATTTAGTCTTGCAAACTGCTAAGTTTTTATATCCTAATTTAGAGGTATTTGTTTTTGCAAGAAATAAAAAGCAGAGGGAACATGCAATGCAATTAGGTGCTGATGGAGCATTTGATTACAACGAGCCTTTTAACAACAAGGTAAATGCAGTAATTGATACTACACCTGTTTGGAGACCTATTATTCATGCTTTAGGTATATTAGAGAAGTCTGGTAGGTTAGTAATAAATGCCATAAGGAAAGAGGATAGTGATAAAGAATTGTTGAAGAATCTAGATTATAATCTGCACCTCTGGCAAGAAAAGGAGATTAAGAGTGTGGCCAATGTAACAAAGAGTGATATTGAGGAATTTTTAAGAATTGCAGCTTTGATTCCAATAAATCCAACAGTTGAAATATATGATTTTAAAGATTTGGTAAAAGCCTTAAAAGAGCTAAGAAAAGGTATAATTAGGGGATCTAAGGTATTGAAAATTAATTAAATAATATTACTATAGATAGGGCAATAAGGTTATATTATGTTTAAATTTTATCATAGATTAATTATAGTTTTGCTATCCTTTTTCTTGCTTTTAAGTGAGGCTAAGGGAGCTGATTTTCTAAATCAATTATTTAGGGATATAGGGGATAATGTGAATATAGTTAATTTTGTTGTAATAGCCCACAGGGGTTCTAGTGGCTATGCGCCAGAACATACAATAGCAGCATATAAAAAAGCTATAGATATGGGGGCAGATTATATTGAGATTGATTTACAGCAAACAAAAGATGGTGTATTAATATGCATGCATGATGAATCATTAGAAAGGACAACAAATGCCCAAGAGGTTTATCCTAATAGGGATTCTTATAATGTGAATGATTTTACACTAGCTGAAATTCAAGAGTTAGATGCTGGTTCGTGGTTTAATAAATCCTATCCTAAATATGCAGATAATGATTATGTAGGCTTGAAAGTTCCTACTTTAGAAGAAGCTATTAAAACTATAGAGGACTATAGTAATAAAAAACATAAATACTATATAGAAATAAAATCCCCTGAATTATATGAGAATATAGAGGAGAATTTATTAAAGACCCTTTATTATTATAATATTTTAGATAGAACAATAATACAGTCTTTTAATAGTGAAACTTTGAAGAAAATTAAAGATTTAGAGAATTCAGCTAAAACAGTTCAGTTAATTTCTGATGAGAATTCTGATGTTATTGAAAAGATTGGTCCCTTTGGGGCATATAATAGTTATATTGATGGTTTGGCTGTTGAAAAAAAGTTGGCAGATAAAGAGCTTATAGAGAAGGCTCACAATAACAATTTATTTATACATACCTGGTGTGTAAATGATAGAAAGATGATGGAAAAGCTCATTGATTCTGGAGTTGATGGTATTATAACAGATTACCCAGACTTATTGATTGATCTATTTCAATAAAAACAGTTTTATTGGCCATAATTTCTGAATTTTT is a window of Deferribacterota bacterium DNA encoding:
- a CDS encoding cold shock domain-containing protein, which translates into the protein MSYKGTVKWFNDSKGYGFITSSDGKDVFVHYSAISAQGFKTLKEGDEVTFDIIDGPKGPQASNVSIIKQARSTQKRDQR
- a CDS encoding alcohol dehydrogenase catalytic domain-containing protein, producing the protein MKAYILDGVVSNIEKLSEHLYIHELEKPECGDEEILIKVEACGICHTDLDEIEGRLIPTKLPIVLGHQIVGRVAEKGKSVDRFNIGDRVGVGWINKACGVCYFCKNKLENLCDNFVSTGKDVDGGYAEYTKVHKDYALLMPEGFDSYLAAPLLCAGGVGFRSLRLTNIRDGQKLALTGFGASGHLVLQTAKFLYPNLEVFVFARNKKQREHAMQLGADGAFDYNEPFNNKVNAVIDTTPVWRPIIHALGILEKSGRLVINAIRKEDSDKELLKNLDYNLHLWQEKEIKSVANVTKSDIEEFLRIAALIPINPTVEIYDFKDLVKALKELRKGIIRGSKVLKIN
- a CDS encoding glycerophosphodiester phosphodiesterase family protein: MFKFYHRLIIVLLSFFLLLSEAKGADFLNQLFRDIGDNVNIVNFVVIAHRGSSGYAPEHTIAAYKKAIDMGADYIEIDLQQTKDGVLICMHDESLERTTNAQEVYPNRDSYNVNDFTLAEIQELDAGSWFNKSYPKYADNDYVGLKVPTLEEAIKTIEDYSNKKHKYYIEIKSPELYENIEENLLKTLYYYNILDRTIIQSFNSETLKKIKDLENSAKTVQLISDENSDVIEKIGPFGAYNSYIDGLAVEKKLADKELIEKAHNNNLFIHTWCVNDRKMMEKLIDSGVDGIITDYPDLLIDLFQ